The following nucleotide sequence is from Pirellulales bacterium.
CACCGACGCCGGCGAGGTTTGCGCTAACGGTGTACAGGTCGACTAAGTACATCGACAGCGGATCGCCCATCTTTTCGCCGATCTTGAACGCCGGCGTCGTTGTCACGGGGCCAGCGATCAGATCGACTTGCTTGAACGCTGCGTCGTAGTCGCCGCGAATCAAGCGGCGGACTTTGAGGGCTTTCAGGTAATAGGCGTCATAATATCCTGCGCTCAACGCATAAGTGCCCAACATAATACGGCGCTTCACTTCGGCCCCAAAGCCCTCGGCCCGCGATTGGCGATACATGCGCACCAGCGAATTGTCGAGCTGATCCACCGCTGCCGAGTGACCCGCCGCCGACATCGACTTGGCTTCTTCAGCGAGCCTGTCGTTCATTTTCGCCACGTCGGTGCGATAGCCGTAGTGTACGCCGTCATATCTGGCAAGATTGCTTGAGGCTTCACAGGGAGCAATAACATAGTACGTTGCCACGCCGTATTTCGCGTGTGGCATCGATAATTCCTTCACCGTGGCGCCGAGCGACTGATACACTTTGAACGCTTCGCGCACCGCGGCTTCCACTTCACTATCGAGGCCGGGGCCGAAATGCTCGCGGACCAGGCCCAACTTCAATCCGGCCAGTGGCTGGTTGATCGTTTGAGAATACTTCGGGACGGGGGCATCGACCGACGTCGAATCGCGCGGATCGTGTCCGGCAATCGCTTCGAGCAGCAAGGCCGCATCCTCCGCTGTGCGCGCCAGTGGGCCAATCTGATCGAGGCTGCTGGCGAACGCGACCAATCCATAGCGACTGACTCGGCCGTAGGTCGGTTTCAGGCCGGTGACGCCGCAGAGGCCCGCGGGTTGACGAATCGAACCGCCAGTATCGGTGCCGATCGAGAGCGTGGCCATTCGGGCCGCGACGGCCGCGGCCGCTCCACCACTGGAACCACCGGGGATGCAATTGAGATTCCACGGATTGTGCGTCGGGCCAAAAGCCGAATTTTCGTTCGAGCCTCCCATCGCGAATTCATCCATGTTCGTCCGGCCGAGAAACACCGCATCTACCGCTCGCAGTTTTTCGACAATCGTCGCGTCGTATGGGGCGCGAAAGTTTGCCAGCATCTTCGAGGCGCACGTCGTCAGTTCTCCCCGAGCACAAATCAAATCTTTCACGGCCACGGGCAGACCGCCGAGCAGGCCAACGCTCCCGCCGCGCGCGCGACGATCGTCGATCGCTTTGGCCTGTTTCAGGGCAGCATCGCCATCGTAGCGAAGAAACGCTTTGACTTTGGAATCGACCCGTTCGATCCGAGCGGAGAAGTCTTTGACGACTTCGACCGATGACACCCTTCGAGCGTTCAAATCGGCTAGCAGTTCCGCGGCGGTGCAATCGGTCAGCGACATCGAATTGAAGATTTAGTTCCGAATTTTTCACCACATCGTCGCGAAGTTCACGAAAACAATGGCAGCAATGCAGTTGCGGTCATCGGCGACGTCGCACGAACCAGCAGTCGATCCGCCGATGTTTCAACCGATTCTTGTATGCTCTCCGCGATCTTCGTGGCTCCGTCGTGAGTTTGGAAAGAAATGGCCATTAAGGTGTAAGATGCGGGCGGCTCCAACAATACCCCCTACATCGTACAGCCGACGGCGAAAATTCTAAATCCCTACTCGCCAAGCACAGCCGGCACGAGATAGCACTCGGAATCGTGCTGCGGAGCGTTGGCCAGGGCGGCCGAGCGTTCGAGCGAGGGGCGAACATCGTCGGCCCGAAAGACGTTTTTCAATTCCACGGCATGGGCCATCGGCTCGACGCTTTCGGTATTGAGTTCGCCAAGCTGCTCGACGTAGCCGACGATCTGCCCGAGTTGCAACGTCATGCGGTCGAGTTCATCCGGCGCGAGCAGAAGCCGGCCGAGCAGCGAGACTTTTTCGACGTCTTGGCGAGTGAGTGACATGAAAAAGCGGCAGAATCAAGGCGGAATGGGCCAAGTTTCAAATTCACCTCTGATCGTTTGAAATCTGCCATCAACTGCTCGCCACCTTGGCTCCTTTACCCCCTTCCATGGTGAGCTTGAACGGAGCACGGCGGATGAGCTTGGTCACAGCCCCCGCGCGAATGCAGCGAGAGCAGACGAGCATTGAAGTATTCGTGCCGCGCCCGACCGTGACCTTGACGCGCTGCAAATTCGGCTTGAATGTCCGGCGAGCGATACCAGTGACCTTTGTTCCCACGCCACCCAAATACTTCGCTTTTCCGCGGGTGGTTACGCGATTGCCCATGAACGCCGTCTTGCCGCAAACTTCGCACTGCCGCGCCATCGTAACCTCAATCGTGCCTGAAGGTTGTGATCTGGGAATTTCAGAATCCCTCAATATACCAATTTTGCTGCCGCACACAA
It contains:
- the gatA gene encoding Asp-tRNA(Asn)/Glu-tRNA(Gln) amidotransferase subunit GatA, whose product is MSLTDCTAAELLADLNARRVSSVEVVKDFSARIERVDSKVKAFLRYDGDAALKQAKAIDDRRARGGSVGLLGGLPVAVKDLICARGELTTCASKMLANFRAPYDATIVEKLRAVDAVFLGRTNMDEFAMGGSNENSAFGPTHNPWNLNCIPGGSSGGAAAAVAARMATLSIGTDTGGSIRQPAGLCGVTGLKPTYGRVSRYGLVAFASSLDQIGPLARTAEDAALLLEAIAGHDPRDSTSVDAPVPKYSQTINQPLAGLKLGLVREHFGPGLDSEVEAAVREAFKVYQSLGATVKELSMPHAKYGVATYYVIAPCEASSNLARYDGVHYGYRTDVAKMNDRLAEEAKSMSAAGHSAAVDQLDNSLVRMYRQSRAEGFGAEVKRRIMLGTYALSAGYYDAYYLKALKVRRLIRGDYDAAFKQVDLIAGPVTTTPAFKIGEKMGDPLSMYLVDLYTVSANLAGVGGIVFPCGFSRSNLPIGLQLQAPPLAEERLLRAAHMFQKATDWHTRKPPL
- the rpmB gene encoding 50S ribosomal protein L28 codes for the protein MARQCEVCGKTAFMGNRVTTRGKAKYLGGVGTKVTGIARRTFKPNLQRVKVTVGRGTNTSMLVCSRCIRAGAVTKLIRRAPFKLTMEGGKGAKVASS
- the gatC gene encoding Asp-tRNA(Asn)/Glu-tRNA(Gln) amidotransferase subunit GatC — its product is MSLTRQDVEKVSLLGRLLLAPDELDRMTLQLGQIVGYVEQLGELNTESVEPMAHAVELKNVFRADDVRPSLERSAALANAPQHDSECYLVPAVLGE